The following DNA comes from Amycolatopsis albispora.
AAGCCGATCAGGTACGCGAAACCGGCGGAGAGCCCCCCGGTGAGCCCGAGCAGCACCCCGGCCCTGGGCGTCCAGGTGATGCTCAGTGCCGGGCCGGACAAGCCGTCCAGCACGCTGGTGATGACAAAGCCGCCGAAGCCGATCGCGAGCGCGAGCGCCAGGCCGAGCAGCCCGGCCAGCCGCAGCGCGGTCACCCGGTTTCCGGCCAGCAGGTCGGCGGGGCTGGTGGCGGTGTCCAGGTTCGCGGGTGCCTCCAGCACCACCACCAGCGCCAGCAGCGCACCGCAGGCCGGGCCGAAGGCCAGCCCGAAGAGCGCGGCGTTGAGCGCGATGGTGCGGAGGAGCAGCCCGGCGTCGTCGGCGATGGACAGGTCGGGGGAAAGCGCGTGCACGAAGGTCACCACGAACGCGTAGGTGCACCCCGCCAGCACGCCGACGGCGGTACCGGTGACGAACCGGCCGGCGATCTTGCGCCGAATCCCCGGTTGTCTCGCCGACCGGTCGAACAACCGCACGCGGACCCGGGTCGGCTCGAGAATGCCGCCCTTGCGGATCACCATCAGCAGGTACAGCAGCGCGCACGGGATGCCGATCACCGAGCCGCTGACCAGCCCGTCCACCAGCACCACGTACGGTCGCAGCGGCCAGTCGTAGACCAGCGTGTTGATCGGGTTGAACACCAGCCAGACCACCAGGCTGGTGGCCAGCCAGGCGAACGCCATCACCAGCAGCACGCGGGACCGGCGGAGCAGGTTCGACGTGCCCAGCCGCCACCATTCGAGGTCGCCGGTGCCCCGGCGGTCGAGGTCGTCGGCGAGGCAGCCCAGCCAGTGGCGGACCTGCCCGGCGTCCCAGGTGCGCGTGCCGTCCTCGGCCTGCCCGCGGTAGACGGTGGGCACGAAGGTGTCGAGCAGGTGCTCTTCGAGTGCCTGCGCGGTGGGGAAGCGTTCGGCGTCGAGCAGGTCCGCCGGGTCGCGGTCGCGCGGGTCGCTGTAGACGGTGCGCGCGAGCCCCACCATCAGCGGGGTCTTCAGCACCTCGGCGAGCTGGGCGGCGGGACCGGTTTCGCCGTCGCGCAACGCGTCGAGCACCGGGTCCCACGCCGTGGCCGCGCTGCCGGGGGAGACCCGCCGGGCGGTCCGCGGCAGGTACCCGGCGAGGTCGTCCGGGGTGAGGTCGGTCAGCTCGACCACGGCGGCCGAGGTGAGCACGTCGACCATGGTCACCGCGCGCTCGTACTCGTCGAACCGGCTGGTCAGCAGCAGCGGCATGGACAGCGAGTTGAGCGTCTCCATCGCCGGGCGGTGCAGGCCCTCGGCGATCTCGTCGAACCCGTCGAGCACGGGCATGATGCGGCCGGTGTCGACCAGCACGGCCGCGAGCGTGGCGCCGCCGGGCGCGGCGGCGGCCAGCCCGGGGTGGTCGCGTTGCAGCATTTCGACCAGCCAGGTGCGCAGCGGCGTGGTGGTCGGATCCCACGAACCGATGCTGAAGATCACCGGCACCACGTCACCGGGGGTGCGCGTGGCCAGCGTGTCGAGCACGAACCGCAGGGTCAGCACGGTCTTGCCCGAGCCGGCGCGCCCCAGCACCACCAGCCGCCGCGACGGCACGCGCCGGTAGACGCCCGCCATGTCGCCGACCTCACCGGAGAGGTCCAGCGGGGTGGCGGTGACCCCGGCCGGGACACGGCAGACGTTGTCCCAGTGGTCGGCGAGGTGCTCGGGTGCCTGCCGCCAGCGCACCGGCAACGGGAACGGGTCGTGCACGCGGCGCAGTTCCTCCTCGCGCCGCAGCTGGGCGGTGATCACCCTGGCCAGGTCGTCGGCCGCCGCCGAGACCACCGGCGGAACGGCGGGCAGGCGGCTGGGCACCGGCACGGGTGGCGCGGCCGGGGCGGGGGCGGTGTTCGTGGTGGGCGCGGCTTCCGCGGGCTCGGCGGGCTCGGGCGGCGGCGGGGTGCCACCGGCCGCGACCAGCAGGTTGCGCCGCTCGTCCGGGCCGACGTCCAGCGCGTCGGCGAGCAGCGTCACCGTGCCGATGCGGGGATCGTTGCCGCCGCCGTTCTCCAGCCGCCGGATCGTCCGCACGCCGACGCCGGACCGCGCGGCCAGCTGCTCCTGGGTCAGTTCGGCCCGCCGCCGCGCGTCGCGCAGGAGGACACCGAAACGGTTGGCCACGTCGGAGATCCTCCATGCAGGTGGGCGGGCAGGACGATCTTAGTGAGAAACCCACAGCGGGAGAACGGGAGTTGGCCAACCAGCACGGCTTGAAGTGACTCAGGCCACTTCCCACTCGCTCTGGTCGCCGTCGCGGACGCTCGCGCCCGACAGCGTCGCGTAGTCGGTGGTGGCGGGCGGCCACTTGTCCCCGTGGAACACGGCGGTCCGGTCGTTTCCGGTGTGGTTCAGGAAAGGCCGAGCTGCCGGCGCAGCGCCGCCGGGTCGCCGGCGAGTTCCCGCAGCCGGGCCAGTGAAGACGGGAGCTCGATGGTGCCCGGGCCACCGGACGCGAGCCGCCGTGCCGCCGCCTGGAAAGCGCTGAGGGCTTCGGCGCGGATTTCGGTGTGCCGGGCGCTGTCCGCCCAGCACCGGTCGACGGTCACCTCGGTGACCTCGCCGGGCGACATGCGGACCTCGATCCTGCCGTTGACCCCCTGCTCGCCCGGCACGGCGAGGGCGCTGTGGATGCTGTCGAGTACCTGTCGTTCGTACCGTTCCAGGTCGCGGTCGACCAACGCGAACAGTTCCCGCGTCACGGTTTCCGGTTTGCGGTGGTCCGGTTGCTCGACGAGCCCGGCGGCCAGCGCGTCGTTCGCGGCCGTGCGCAAGGCCTCGCCCAGCCCGCCGGAGCCCACCGACTCGCGCCAGTCGGCGCGCAGCACCACGTCGGTCACCCTGAGGTCGCTGTCCACCACCACTTCCACGGCGCTGGTGGGTTCGGCCGGCGGGCCGGTCTCCCCGAACTGCACCACACGCCGCCGTGGGCGGTCGTTCACCATCGTGCTCCCTTCCGCGAGTGGGGCACCGATGGTGGAGGCAATGGTGAATTTCCCACGAGGGCAGCACCCGGCCATTGCTGACCGGTCGGCGTGACCAGCGGAAACACGCGGGAGTGGCACGAAGTCGCGGAGATGTCGAATACGGGCGGGCCCGTTCGTGGTGGAGGTGAAGGGACCGAATCAACCCCACGCGAGGAGCACACGATGACCGCGACCTACACCTTCGACGTCTTTTCCACCCTTGACGGCTACGGCTCCACCACCGGCGACTGGGGTGGCTACTGGGGCAAGCAGGGGCCCGAGCTGCTGGCGCACCGGCTGGCGCTCTACAGCGAGGAGCAGCGCATGGTCTTCGGGGCCACCACCTTCCGCGCGAACATGCGGATGCTGGCCGAGGGCAGCGAGTTCGACGAGGCCCGCGACCCGTGGGTGACCCGGCTGCGCAACCTGCCCGCCACGGTGGTGTCGAACACGCTGGAGGGCCCGTTCGACTGGCCGGACGCGACGGTCGCCGGTGGTGACCCCGTCGAGGTGGTCGCCCGGCTCAAGGAGGAGTCCGCCGTGCCGCTGCGCTCGCACGGCAGCCTGTTCCTGAACCGGACGCTGATGGCCGCCGGCCTGGTCGACCGCGTCCAGGTCACGGTGTTCCCGGTGCTCACCGGTCAGTCCGGTGCGGCCCCGATCTTCGCCGGTGCGGCCGATTTCGACCTCGAACTCCTCCAGACCCGGACGCTCGACGGGCACATCCAGGAACTGGTCTACCGGCCCACGCTGCACCCCTGAGGGGTTCAGACCACGTCGGTGGTGGCGGCGACCCCGGGCGGGTTGCCGGTGAGGATGCCGGCGGCGCGGTGGCAGAGGCCGTCGGGCGTGAAGGTGACCTGGCCTTTTGCGGGAAGGTGACCTGCGCGCGGCGTATTCCGTGCTGCGCTCGGGTCAGCGGCGGAACCGGCGGAGCAGGCGGCCGCCCCGGTCCTCGGGCACCCGTGTCCCGTACACCGCTTCCGCGACCGACCGCTTCGCTTCGAAGCACTGCCGCACGACCTGCGGAGCGAAGCCCGTTCCGCCCGGGCGTTCCGGGATGTCACCGGTTCCGGCGTCGGCGAGTGTCCAGCCGGAGCCGAGGTCGAGCAGGCTGCGGTGCTTGGGCGTGTAGTACTGCGACGACACGCTCAGCGCCACGCCGGTCGCGCCGGCGGCCGCCGCCACCAGGTGCGTGTGGTACCGGCTGGAGATCCAGGTCTGCCCCGGCGCCAGCGGCAGGCCGTGTCGCCAGACATCGCGGAACGGGTGGAACTCGGCGCCGTCCAGTTCGTGCTCCAGCAGTGCCGGGATGGTGCGGTCCACCCCCGGGATGCCTTCGACCACCGCCAGTTGCGCGGGCCGGACGTCCCACGCGCGGAGCAGGCCAAGCACCTGGGCGGCCAGCGCGGACGGCGGCAGCTCGCCGATGTCGGACTGCACGCACAGCACGAACTCGCGGGCCTGCCCGGCGGACGGGGACGGCGGGTCGAGGAAAACGTCGTCGCAGGTGGGCCGGGTGCCCCCGGCGAGCAGTTCGGCCGAGGGCGCGTCACGCACGTCGACCACGGCGAACCGGTCGGTGAGCGAGCGGAGCAGGTCGGCGGCACCCGGCGGGAACGGCATCAGGCCCTGGCCGGTCATCGCCGCGCGGCCACCCGAGCGCCGGACGGCGGCCGCGGCGCCCGCGATCAGCCCGACGTGCCGCGGCCACAGCGCGTTGAGGTAACCGCCGCCGATCAGGTGCACCACGTCGGTCCGGCCGAGCAGCTCGATGCCCGCGTCCCAGCGCGGCGCCCGGCCGGGGTCGTGCACGGCGGACTGCACCCAGTCGGCCACCTCCCACGGATCCGCCGACGGCGCTTCCGCGCACAGGCGCCACAGGGTGTCCGTGCAGCGCAGCCGGGGGTGCAGGCCGTCGAGCAGCAGCTGCGCCGGGCCGGGGGAGTGCGTGTCGAGCCAGACGTCCGCCTCCGGATCGGCCACCGCCAGGTAGCGCAGCCAGGTCGCCGCGATCAGCTCGTCGCCGAAGTTGGGGTAACCGCTCGGGCCGACCAAGTAGTGGCAGCGGCGCACGGCCGGAGACGCCGAAGCGCGGGTGGCCGATCGGCCACCCGCGCGGTTGTCCGTCGTCGCCACTACCCGGCGACGCTGATCTGCGTCTGCAACGCCTGCTCGTCCTGCGCCTTCTCGTTTCCGGTGGCTTCGGCCTGCACGCGGTCCTTGCTCACGCCGAATCCTTCGAAAGCCGAAGTAATTGCCTCGGCGCGCTTTTCGGACAGTTCCTTCGCTTTCGCCGCATCGGGGTAACCCGCGTGGGTGGCGACCTTGATCTTGACCTCATTTCCCTGCATCGCCTTGGCGATCTGTTCCAGCGACTGCTTGGCTTCGGCGGTCAGTTCCGCATTCTCCGGGGTGAAGGTCACCGGCGCCTTTTGCAGCGCCTGCTCGATCGCCGTGGTCACCTGCTGGGCCGGGCCGCCCTGCGCCTGTGCCGGGTCGCCTTCACCGGGTGCCGGGGCCGGAGCGTCACCGGCGCCTGGTGAAGGCGCGGCGGCTCCGCTGGGCGAAGCCGCGTCGTTCGCGCCGGAAGAGCCGGACGAATCCTCCGAGCCGCACGCGCCGGCCAGGCCGGCGACCATCGCGGCGCCCGCTACCGTCAGGGCGATTTTCCTGCGCATGAAATTCGAACTCCCTTTTTGCCTTCGGTATCCGCTTTGGCTGGTGATGGGCCGATGGCTGGCATCCGAACACGAACCCGATTGACCGGCAACCGCGGCGGTGCCGGAAATCGGCGATGTGTCCCTTGACGCAAGTGCGGGGGGTGCGCGGTGTTCCACCAGGAAACCCGGTTGATCAACACGGTTCCGGTGTGCTTTCGCATGCTTGCGGAATTCCCCGCGCGGCCCACCCGATCGAGGGACGAACTCAGGAAAAGCACACCGATGAATGTGAAACCACTGACATGAAGGCGCCGCCGATCCGCGAGCACAGCGCGGCGACCGGCTCCTGTGGAATGCTGGGTGGCCGCGCGGTCGCCTGGTCCGCCTGGGTTGAGGGGTACGGATGGCTTTCATGGAGCCGGGGGACGGCGCCGAGACGCCGTTGACGGTGCTGCTGGACGGGGTGCTGGCGGGGGTGCGCCGTGACGTGCCCGGTGAGGTGGGCACGGCGATCAGCATCGCGCACCCGGCGCCGAAGCGGGGTGGCGGGCGGCTGCACGTGCTGGCGGCGACCGGGGTGGGCGAGGTGCTGCCGCCGATCACCACCGGGCATCTGTGGGGGCCTTCGCTGCTGGTCGCGGCGGGGGAGGAGCCGATAGCCACGGCGGATCTGTGGGGCGACCCGCGCTGGCCGCACCTGACCTTGGAGGCTGTGCGCGAGCAGGTACCGGACCGGCACTTCGACGCGGTGTCGAAGGTGCGCGGGGTGGGCGCGGTGCCCGGGGTGTGGGACGGCGGCGGGGTGGTGGTGCTGTCGGCCTACCTGGACCGCGCCGCCGACCGGCGCACGCTCGCCGTGCTGGCCAGGCACGAGCGGCTGGTCGCCAGCGCGATCACCATCGCCCACGTCGCCGACCGCAACGCCGACGACGCGGAGCTGATGCTGGACGCGCTGGCGTCGCGGGCGGTCATCGAACAGGCCAAGGGCGCGATCATGACCCTGCGGCGCTGCGACGCCGACGAGGCGTGGGCGGTGCTGCGGCGGGCGAGCCAGGAATTCAACGTCAAGCTGCGGGAGCTGGCGCTCGCGCTGGTCGAGCACATCGGGCAGGCGCCGGCCGAGCAACCCGTCGCCGGCGGTCGCCAGGTGCGGGCCGGGGCGGACGGCCGGCGGGCGGCCGAGATGGTGTGGCGGGCCCTCACCGAAGCGGCCGCCGGCTGACCTCAGTCGCCGCGCAGCACGGCGACCGGGCAGGGGGCGTGGTACAGCACGGCGTGGCTGACCGAGCCGAGGAAGGTGCTCGCGATCGGGCCGCGGCCGTGGCTGCCGACCACCAGCAGCCGCGCCCGCGCGGCCAGGTCGGTCAGCAGCAGGGCCGGGGTGTCGCGAGAGAACTCGAGTTCGTAGCGCACATCGGGGAACCGCGTCGCGTATTGGTCGACGTGGGACCGCACGGCCTGCCGCAGCGCGTCGTCCTCGCGGTCCCGCCCGATCGGGGCCATCGGCGCGGTGGCCAGCAGCCCCACCGGCCAGTCCGACCAGGCGTGCGCGGCGACCAGTGGCGCGTTGTGCCGCGCGGCGAACTCGAAGGCGAATTCGACGGCGCGGTCGCTGAGGGCCGAGCCGTCCACGCCCACCACCACCGGCGCGTCGGGACCGTCCACCTCGTCCCCGCGCACCACGATCACCGGATGCCGGGCCGCCCGCACCAGCTCGGCGGCGGTGGAGCCGAGCAGTGCCCGCGCCAGCGCGCCGTGCCCGGACGCGCCGACCACGATCAGCCCGGCGTGCCGTTCCTCGGCGGTCTGGGGCAGCACGGTCCCGGCACTGCCGTCGAGCTGCGCGGTTTCGACGACCAGCCCGGGATTCGCGTGGCGGGTGCTTTCCGCGATCTCGTTGAGCTGCTGCTCGGCCTGCTGTCGCAGGCGTTCGCCGCCGACATCGGTGGTGTAGCCGACGCCGGCCCAGCCGTCCATGATCGGCGGCGTCCACTCGAAGCACTGCACGATCAGCAGCGCGCACTGACTCCGCACGGCTTCTTCGGCGGCCCACGCCACCGCGCGGCGGGCGCCGTCCGATCCGTCGAACCCGGTCAGCACCGCGCCCTGGGCCACGCCTGCCGGAACACCCATTTTGCTCTCCTTTGCCGGTTTTCCGCCCTCCGCGTTCCCCGCGGCGCGGCGGGGCACACACGACCGTGACCGCGTTGTGATCAGGCGGTCTGGGCCTGCAGGGCGGGACCGAGCAGGAGCCCACCGTCGATGACGTACTCCGACCCCGTGATGAACGACGCGTCTGCTGACGTGAGGAACAGCAGAAGCCGGGTGACGTCGATCGGTTCGCCGAGCCGCGGGATGGCGAACGGTTCGGGGGAGTAGAAGTCGGCGATCGCCGCGGTGGCGCCGGCTGCTGGTTCGTGGATGAAGGGCGTCGCGATCACGCCGGGGTGGATGGTGTTCACGCGGATGCGGTCGCGGCCGAGTTCGAGCGCTGCCGTCCGGGTCAGTCCTCGCACGGCCCACTTGCTGGCGACGTACGGCCCGTAGTGCGCCGTGCCGCCCAGTGCCATGGTCGAGGCGATGTTGACGATGGCTCCCCCCGCCGCCCGGCGCAGCGCGGGAGCGGCGGCCTTGATGCCGAGGAAGGTCCCGGTGAGGTTGATGTCGAGGATGCGCGACCACGTGGCCTGATCGGTGTTTTCGATCGTCGCGGGCGGGTTCTGCACGCCCGCGTTGTTGACGAGCACGTTCAGCGCGCCGAAGGCGTTCTCGGCGGCTAGCACGGCGGCGGACCACGAGCTTTCGTCCCTGACGTCGAGGTGGGCGAAGCGAGCACGAGTCCCGAGTTCGTCGGCGAGAGCGGCGCCGCGTCCGGCGTCGATGCCGCCGATGACCACGTTCGCCCCCTCCGCGTGGAAGGCGCGCACGTGGCTCGAGCCCTGGCCGCCGGTCCCGCCGGTCACGAGCACGGTCTGGTTGTCGAAGCGGGGCATCAGAGGTTCCTTCGGGGAGTGAGCCAGTGGTGAGTCGATCGACTCACCACGCCGTTGACCCTAGGCTGGTCGCAGTGGTGAGTCAAGCCACTCACCTCGTATGCTCCGCCCATGAGCCACGGCCTGTCGGCGTACCACCAGCGTGTCGCCAAGGAAAAGCGCGCGCTGATCGTGACGGCGGCGACCGAACTGTTCCTCGAACTGGGCTACGACCGGACGTCACTGGCGCGGATCGGGGAGCGCTCCGGCGTTTCCCGGGCCACGTTGTTCAAGCAGTTCCCGAGCAAGGCCGCCCTCTTCGACGCCATCGTCACCGAGTCCTGGTCCACCGCGGAGGAGGACGATCCGCCGCCGGCGGGCAACATCGTCGACGGCCTCACCACCATCGGCCGCCGGTACGCCGCGTTGCTGAGCCGCCCGCAGATGACCGACCTCTTCCGGATCGTCATCGCCGAACTGCCGCGCTTTCCCGAACTGGCCCATGCGCAGTTCTCACAAGGGAAAATGCCCTACTACGAGTCCGTGCGCAGCTACCTCCTGGCCGAGCACGAGGCCGGAACGGTGCGGATCGAGGACGCCGACCTCGCCGCCACGCAGTTCCTCGGCATGATCTCCAACTACGTCTTCTGGCCCGCACTCCTGGTGCCGGACTGGCAGGTGAGCGCCGAACGCGCCGATCAAGTGGTCGACGAGGCCGTCCGCACCGTCGCCGCCCGGTACGCCGCGACGGATGCCTGAGCAACCGTCGGGGTTTTCGGCTCCGGGTGGCGGGTAGTCGCCTTCGACAGCCCGCGGCGGGATCGAAACGGGAAAGGAGTGATCCGGCGTGCAGCACGACCAGTTCATCGGACAGGTCCAGAACCGGGCCCAGCTGCCCAGCCGTGGTGACGCGGAGGCCGCGACCCGCGCGACGCTCGAAACGCTCGGCGAGCGCATCCCGGAAAACCTCGCGGAGAACCTCGCCGGTCAGCTGCCGCAGGAGATCGCGGAGCACCTGCGCCGGACGGTCACCCTGGGCGGTGCCGGCACCGGCGAGTCGTTCGGCCGTGACGAATTCATCCACCGGGTGGCCCAGCGGTCGCGCACCGGCGAGCCGGAGGCCACCTATCGTTCCCGCGTGGTTTTTGAGGTGCTGCGGGAAGCGACCGTCGGCGGGGTGGTGCACAACGTGCGGGAGTCGCTGCCCGACGACCTGCGCGTACTCGTCGATGCCGGGTCGACCGGGTCGCTGGAGTAGGCCGTGACCGCGTCGGTGGTCGTCGGCCCCGCCGGGGTGGAGCTGGCCGGGGACCTGGTGGTGCCCGAAGGCGCCAGTGGAGTGGTGGTCTTCGCGCACGGCTCGGGCAGTTCCCGGCACAGCCGCCGCAATCGTGCCGTGGCCGAAGTGTTGCAGGACAACGGGTTCGCCACTTTGCTGCTGGATCTGCTGACCGAGCGCGAAGAACGCGCCGACCGGCGGACCGGTGAGCTGCGGTTCGACATTCCCGTGCTGGCCGAGCGGCTGGCCGCCGCCGTCGAGCAGGTTGGCGAGCGCGACGCCGTGCGCGGCCTGCCGGTCGGGTTGTTCGGTGCGAGCACCGGAGCGGCGGCCGCCCTGGTCGCCGCGGCGCGGCTGGATGCCGTGCGCGCGGTGGTCTCGCGGGGCGGCAGGCCGGATCTGGCCGGTGGGGCGCTGGCCGAGGTGCGGGCACCGACGCTGTTGATCGTCGGTGGTCTGGACCTCCCGGTGCTCGACCTCAACCAGGCGGCGGCCGCCCAGCTCGGCGCGCGGGTGGAGATCGTGCCGGGCGCGACGCACCTGTTCGAAGAACCCGGTGCCCTGGACGAGGTGTCCCGCCTGGCGTCGAACTGGTTCGGCGCGCATCTGGTGGCGTGACACCTCGTCCAGGTCGGTCAGCAGAACACCGCGTCCACGACTCGCTGCAGGCCCGCTTGGAACGCCCCGCCGACGGACTGCGCGGCATCGTCCACATAGGTCAGTGAGCCGGTCACCGTCCGGCTGCCGTCGGGCGAGCTGTACATCACCGTCGCGTAGCCCTGCACGTTGCCGTTGTGGTGGACCACGGGCGCGCCACAGCTCGGCGGCGGGAACGGGGACTCTGTGGTGCCGTCCTGAACGAACAGGCCGAGGCCGTAGCCCATCGCCGGGTCGGGTGTGCGCATTTCGGCCAGCAGCGGGGCCGGCACGAGCCTGCCGCCCAGCAGCGCGGAAATGAACTTCTGGAGGTCCTTGGTGGTGGAGATCAGATCACCACCGGCGGAAATCCACGACGGGTCCTGGCGGGTCACGTCGACCGTCCTCGGCTCGCCGTTTTCCTCGTACCGGTAGTAACCGTGGGCGTGCGGGCCGGGGATTTCCGGCGACGTGCCCGGCATGACGGTGCCGCGCAACCCGAGCGGGCGCAGGATTCGCCGCTGTGTCTCCTCGACGTACGAATGGCCGGTTGCCCGCTCGATCAGCAGCCTGGCCAGCACGTAGTTCGTGTTCGAGTAGCGCCACGCCGTGCCCGGCTCGAACCGCAGCGGCTTGGCCAGCGCGAGGCGGACCAGTTCTTCCGGCCGGTAGGAGCGGAACCGGTCGGTCACCCAGTCCTGGCCCGACCAGGTCACGCCCGGCTCGTACGTCCCGTCGGCGGTGTAGTCGCCGGTGTGGTTGAACACGCCGCTGGTGTGCTGCAGCAGCATTCGCACGGTGATCCGCCGGTCCAGCCCGAACTCCGGCAGGTAGCCGGCCGCGGGGTCGTCCAGCCCGATTTTGCCGTCGGCCACCAGTTGCAGCACCACGGTCGCGGTGATGGTCTTGGTGACGCTGCCGATGCGGAACAGCCCGTTCGTCGGCGGTTTCGCGGCCTGGCCCAGCTTCCGCACTCCGGCGCTGCCCGCCCACTCGCCGCGCTCGTCGTTCACCCGCAGCTGCACGCCGGTGAAGCCCGTGTCGATGAACTGCTGCATGACCGCCTGCAACTCGGGCCGCTGGGCCTCGGTGCTTTCGGCCGCCGCCACCCCGGGCGCGACCAGCCCGGCCACCAGCGCCGCCACCACACCCGCTCGCCGGAAGGCCCGGCCCTTGCTGCTCGTTTCCGCTGTGTTGTGCATGGGACAACGATCACCGGCCGCGCTGACACCGGACCGCCACCGCGCTGACAACGGCGGACAAGAAATCCTGGCCGTCCCGGGCCGGCCGCTTCCGGCGGCCGGCCCGGACCCGGGGCTACTCGCAGAGAGCGGCGTCGAGGACCTGGAAGGACTGCTGGGCCGTCGCGGTGCCGAAGGTGTTGGTGACCACCGAGGCGAAGCGGCCGTCGTCGGTGACCGCGGTGGTGGAGACGTACCCGTTTTCGGTGCCGCCGTTCTTGGCCGTGAAGGTGCCCCCGCACGACAACGGGATCTCGTTGACGCCGAGCCCCATGCCGCCGAGTTCGCCGGGCACGGTCCGGCGCATTTCGGCGAGCGCGGCCTCCGAGACGACCTGGCCGTCGAGCAGCGCGCGGAAGAAGGTGGCCGAGTCCGCCAAGGTGGACTCCATGGAACCCGCGCTGGAGTAGACGGACGGCTCGAGCGCGGTGGTCCGGTCGATCCACAGGTAGAACGGCGGGATCCGGCCACCGGTGTAGCCGTGCACGAACGGCTCCATCAGCGCGCGGTCGCCCGCCGCCGGGAACTTCGTCTCCTGGAGGCCGAGCGGGGTGAGGATGCGCTCGGTGATCGCGTCGCCGACGTACTGGCCGGTGATCTTCTCGATGAGCATGCCGATCACCTGGTAGCCGGAGTTGGAGTAGACGACCTTCTCCCCGGGCGCGCCGACGGGCGGTTCGTCCATCGTCGCGCGGACCAACTCGGCGAGCGGGTACGTGCCGTCCGGTCCGGCCTGGGCGCCGTTGCCATTCCTGGCCAGGCCGCTGGTGTGCTGCAGCAGGTGCCGGACGGTGATGGCGTTGCCGTCGTAGTTGCCGGTCACCACGCCGGGCAGGTACTGCCCGATCGGCGTGTCCAGCCCGACGCGGCCCTCGTCGACGAGCTGGAGGACCAGCGCGGCCGCGTAGGTTTTGGTCTGGCTGCCGATCCGGAAGTGGTCCGCCGAGGTGATCGGCCGCTGCTTGCCGTACTGCGCGGTGCCCGCGGTCAGCGTCCACGCGCCGTCGGCGTTCCCGGCGTACACCGCCGCGCCGGGCCCGCCGACGGTGGTCTGGTACTGGTTCAGCGCCGCCTGGGTGGTGGCGTGGTCGTCCTCCTGCGCCACCACCCCCGGCGCGAACACCGCGGTCGCCGCGAGCGCCGCGCCACCGGCGAGTCCGGTGATCCTGCTCACCCTGCTCATTGCCTTGCCCCTTCGCCTGTGCCTGCCTTGGCCGTTGATGCTGTGCTTCGGCGATCACGCTGCTGTGTTGCGCGTGCACGGGGAAGGTCGCCAGGCGGCCAAACCTGGCCGGTCGCGGTGACCAGCGAAAACCCGGTCAGTAGGTGTACGCAGCGTCACCTGATCACTCTCCACCGCACTCGACGGGGTGATCCCGGGTACGGTTGGGCGGCCAGGCTGCTCCGCAGCTGACTGCGCCGAACGGAGGAACGGTCCATGCCACAGTCCGCACCGGCCACCAAAGATCCGAACAAGGGATACGTCGCGCTTCTCGGGTGGAGTCTCAACGCCGT
Coding sequences within:
- a CDS encoding TetR/AcrR family transcriptional regulator translates to MSHGLSAYHQRVAKEKRALIVTAATELFLELGYDRTSLARIGERSGVSRATLFKQFPSKAALFDAIVTESWSTAEEDDPPPAGNIVDGLTTIGRRYAALLSRPQMTDLFRIVIAELPRFPELAHAQFSQGKMPYYESVRSYLLAEHEAGTVRIEDADLAATQFLGMISNYVFWPALLVPDWQVSAERADQVVDEAVRTVAARYAATDA
- a CDS encoding dienelactone hydrolase family protein; translation: MTASVVVGPAGVELAGDLVVPEGASGVVVFAHGSGSSRHSRRNRAVAEVLQDNGFATLLLDLLTEREERADRRTGELRFDIPVLAERLAAAVEQVGERDAVRGLPVGLFGASTGAAAALVAAARLDAVRAVVSRGGRPDLAGGALAEVRAPTLLIVGGLDLPVLDLNQAAAAQLGARVEIVPGATHLFEEPGALDEVSRLASNWFGAHLVA
- a CDS encoding DUF2267 domain-containing protein, producing MQHDQFIGQVQNRAQLPSRGDAEAATRATLETLGERIPENLAENLAGQLPQEIAEHLRRTVTLGGAGTGESFGRDEFIHRVAQRSRTGEPEATYRSRVVFEVLREATVGGVVHNVRESLPDDLRVLVDAGSTGSLE
- a CDS encoding serine hydrolase domain-containing protein — protein: MSRVSRITGLAGGAALAATAVFAPGVVAQEDDHATTQAALNQYQTTVGGPGAAVYAGNADGAWTLTAGTAQYGKQRPITSADHFRIGSQTKTYAAALVLQLVDEGRVGLDTPIGQYLPGVVTGNYDGNAITVRHLLQHTSGLARNGNGAQAGPDGTYPLAELVRATMDEPPVGAPGEKVVYSNSGYQVIGMLIEKITGQYVGDAITERILTPLGLQETKFPAAGDRALMEPFVHGYTGGRIPPFYLWIDRTTALEPSVYSSAGSMESTLADSATFFRALLDGQVVSEAALAEMRRTVPGELGGMGLGVNEIPLSCGGTFTAKNGGTENGYVSTTAVTDDGRFASVVTNTFGTATAQQSFQVLDAALCE
- a CDS encoding serine hydrolase domain-containing protein, which encodes MHNTAETSSKGRAFRRAGVVAALVAGLVAPGVAAAESTEAQRPELQAVMQQFIDTGFTGVQLRVNDERGEWAGSAGVRKLGQAAKPPTNGLFRIGSVTKTITATVVLQLVADGKIGLDDPAAGYLPEFGLDRRITVRMLLQHTSGVFNHTGDYTADGTYEPGVTWSGQDWVTDRFRSYRPEELVRLALAKPLRFEPGTAWRYSNTNYVLARLLIERATGHSYVEETQRRILRPLGLRGTVMPGTSPEIPGPHAHGYYRYEENGEPRTVDVTRQDPSWISAGGDLISTTKDLQKFISALLGGRLVPAPLLAEMRTPDPAMGYGLGLFVQDGTTESPFPPPSCGAPVVHHNGNVQGYATVMYSSPDGSRTVTGSLTYVDDAAQSVGGAFQAGLQRVVDAVFC